One window of the Mixophyes fleayi isolate aMixFle1 chromosome 6, aMixFle1.hap1, whole genome shotgun sequence genome contains the following:
- the LOC142159799 gene encoding uncharacterized protein LOC142159799 produces the protein MAGDGVEISVRVRDHSLTDPLRMDKDRNEMAERLLNLTLEIIYLLTREDYTVVKKTSGEHETPSSRPRVSGGLSGTQSPITVPPPHSLIHERNNDQRILELTNKIIQLLTGEIFIRAKIHGHDLTSIISSLDSINNHKYLNTYKPNEMQRESVESVTKEPTSFEEGNLPVTGISTVTDDTQSSSVLIKEESVSCKGGNLADTDIYTLADHKQCTSTHIHEKLVSCDGGNLADTDIYTPTDHNPCTSTHIREESVSCEGHALKDFDIYTPSSTQSHPEDQRKEINDNTGLNDLLITKNNTLNEPNVKLYHTPNTKSIVYEKNKEATLNVSKSSAMEKMLDNNISSENCQGSTGAIFMRSPKDESPYTCCECGKLYSNISKLTKHQRFHSKERIFQCSECGKRFMWNAQLIIHQRRHTGEKPFECSECNKRFPEKSSLVRHQRTHTAEKPFHCHKCGVNFLNTAQLLVHRRSHTGEQPFECSECGKFFPFKTRLIVHQRIHTGEKPFECPECGKCFAEKGKLVRHGIIHTTEKAFACTDCGKRFAEKGILARHQRRHTGKKLFRCSECGKYFSSKSTLVIHQRIHTGEKPYFCSECGQSYSDKSSLLKHQRAHTGYKTTLIRHQSIQLAEKPYICLECGKCYSQKSLLAKHEKIHTSLIQHVCTECGKYFRDERTLYRHRKIHTGEQQFKCFECGKCYSGNSALAKHKRTHTGDKPYLCTECGKCFIDKSALVIHQRIHTGEKPYACPECGKCYSDKSSFNKHKKIHLRGTKYMV, from the exons ATGGCTGGTGATGGAGTGGAGATAAGTGTTAG AGTCAGAGACCACTCCCTGACTGATCCactgaggatggacaaggacaggaacGAGATGGCTGAAAGGTTATTAaacctcaccctggagatcatctacctgctgactagagag GACTACACAgtagtgaagaagacatctggTGAGCATGAGACACCCAGCAGCCGTCCccgtgtgtcaggaggattgagcgggacccagagccccatcacggtgcctccacctcactcactgatacatgagagaaacaatgaccagaggattctagaactcaccaacaagatcattcagctgctgactggagag ATCTTTATAAGGGCAAAAATACACGGACACGATTTGACCTCCATTATCAGTTCATTGGACTCTATAAACAACCATAAGTATTTGAATACGTATAAACCCAATGAAATGCAGAGAGAGTCTGTGGAAAGTGTGACCAAGGAGCCAACGTCTTTTGAAGAAGGAAATCTCCCAGTCACTGGCATTTCTACAGTCACAGATGATACACAGTCTTCATCTGTTCtcattaaggaggaatcagtctcttGTAAGGGAGGAAACCTCGCAGACACTGATATCTATACACTCGCAGATCATAAACAATGTACATCTACCCATATTCATGAGAAATtagtctcatgtgatggaggaaatcTCGCAGACACTgatatttatacacccacagatcataacCCATGTACATCTACCCACATTAGGGAGGAATCGGTCTCATGTGAAGGACATGCTCTCAAAGATTTTGACATATATACACCCTCATCAACACAATCTCATCCAGAGGATCAAAGAAAAGAGATTAATGATAACACAGGATTGAACGACTTGTTAATAACCAAAAACAATACATTGAATGAACCTAATGTGAAGCTTTACCATACACCAAACACCAAAAGTATTGtctatgaaaaaaataaagaagctaCATTGAATGTTTCTAAATCTTCAGCTATGGAGAAAATGTTGGACAATAATATTTCTTCTGAAAATTGTCAAGGCTCCACCGGTGCTATATTTATGAGAAGTCCAAAGGATGAGAGTCCATATACATGTTGTGAATGTGGGAAATTATATAGTAATATCTCAAAGCTCACTAAACATCAGAGATTTCATAGTAAAGAAAGAATATTTCAGTGCTCAGAGTGTGGGAAACGCTTTATGTGGAATGCCCAACTTATTATACATCAAAGACGTCATACGGGAGAGAAACCATTTGAATGTTCTGAATGTAATAAACGGTTTCCTGAAAAAAGTAGTTTAGTCAGGCACCAAAGAACACACACGGCGGAGAAACCATTTCATTGTCACAAATGTGGAGTTAATTTTCTGAACACTGCCCAACTTCTTGTACATCGGAGAAGTCACACAGGAGAACAACCATTTGAATGCTCCGAATGTGGGaaattttttccatttaaaacacGACTGattgtacatcagagaattcacacaggagagaaaccgttTGAATgccctgaatgtgggaaatgttttgctgaGAAAGGGAAGTTAGTTCGACATGGAATAATTCATACAACTGAGAAAGCCTTTGCATGTACTGATTGTGGAAAACGCTTTGCAGAAAAAGGAATATTAGCCAGGCACCAAAGGCGTCATACAGGCAAAAAGCTATTTCGGtgctctgagtgtggaaaatattTTAGTAGTAAGTCAACActtgttatacatcagagaattcacacaggagaaaagccATAtttttgctctgaatgtgggcAATCTTACAGTGATAAATCATCCCTTCTTAAACATCAGAGAGCTCACACAGGATATAAGACAACACTTATCAGACATCAGAGCATTCAATTGGCAGAGAAACCATATATTTGCcttgaatgtggaaaatgttataGCCAGAAGTCATTGCTTGCTAAACATGAGAAAATTCATACAAGTTTGATTCAACATGTGTGTActgaatgtggaaaatatttTCGCGATGAGAGGACATTGTACCGACATAGAAAAATCCACACAGGTGAACAACAATTTAAGTGTTTTGAATGCGGGAAATGTTACAGTGGCAACTCAGCCCTTGCTAAACataagagaactcacacaggagaCAAACCTTATCTGTgcactgaatgtgggaaatgttttattgaCAAGTCAGCACTTGTTATACATCAGCGAATTCACACGGGAGAGAAACCATATGCTTgccctgaatgtgggaaatgttataGTGATAAGTCATCATTTAATAAACATAAGAAAATTCACTTAAGAGGAACTAAATATATGGTTTAA